One genomic region from Bactrocera tryoni isolate S06 chromosome 3, CSIRO_BtryS06_freeze2, whole genome shotgun sequence encodes:
- the LOC120773106 gene encoding putative F-box/kelch-repeat protein At1g20790 encodes MAKLIPRPMRMPISVPVPISIPMPIQISMLIPIPILIPIPVPLPIPLPLPILIPTEITYTYTKINRNTNTKINANTKIPIPVPILVPIPLRIPIPIPVPLPIPILV; translated from the exons ATGGCAAAATTAATACCAAGACCAATGCGTATGCCAATATCAGTACCAGTGCCAATATCAATACCAATGCCAATACAAATATCAATGctaataccaataccaatactaaTACCAATTCCAGTACCATTACcaataccattaccattaccaataTTAATACCAACAGAAATAACCTACACCTATaccaaaataaatagaaataccAATACCAAGATCAATGCCAATACCA aaataccAATACCAGTACCAATACTAGTACCAATACCATTAcgaataccaataccaataccagtaccattaccaataccaatactagTATAA